The following nucleotide sequence is from Alkalihalobacillus sp. LMS39.
TACCATGCAGGAAAACTTGTGAAAGAAGTAGCCACACGATGCGGTGGAGGTGGCGGTGGTCGTCCAGATATGGCCCAAGCAGGTGGGAAAAACCCTGAGAAGTTGGATGACGCACTGAATTTTGTTCGACAATATGTAGAATCAATTTCCTAAATAACCATTTATAGTGTACAATGAGGGTAAGTACCATGTATTGGGAACAATACCCATGGTTAATAGGGCAGTTTTAGAAAGAGGTGTTTGTGATGGGCTCAATGGATAATACTATGAAGTTTAATTTTCAAGATGACACAGTCGATGTTGATGTCCAAGAAGTACTGTTTTCTGTATATAAAGCTCTTGAAGAAAAAGGGTATAATCCGATCAACCAAATTGTTGGTTACTTATTATCTGGGGATCCAGCTTATATTCCACGTCATAATGATGCTCGAACATTAATTCGTAAATTAGAACGAGATGAGCTAATTGAAGAATTAGTTAAGTCTTATTTGTCACAGCACCAAAAGGAGAAGTAATGAGAATTTTGGGATTAGATGTAGGGACAAAAACGATAGGAATCGCAATGAGTGATGAGCTTGGATGGACTGCACAAGGTTTGGATACACTAATGCGGAACCCTGAGAATGAGCAAGAGGACTTCGACAAACTTGTGTCTATCGCAGAAGAATATTCGATTTCAAAAATTGTGGTCGGGTTACCGAAAAACATGAATGGAACGATTGGACCGAGTGGAGAAGCTTGTCAACAATTTGCTGAGAAATTAAAAACGTTCTTATCTTGCCCTATCATTTTATGGGATGAACGTCTTACAACAATGGCAGCAGAAAAGATGCTTATTTCAGCAGATGTCAGCCGGAAAAAGAGAAAAAAAGTCATTGATAAAATGGCTGCGGTATTAATTTTGCAAGGGTACTTAGATAATCAGAAATATTAATAATAAGAGGTGCTAAAGATGGGACAAGAAGAAAAAGATCATATTATTATTCCAGATGAAAATGGAGACGAGCATTTATTTGAAGAGTTATTTACTTTTTCAGTTGATGAAACAGGTAAATCATATATTTTACTAGTTCCAGTTGGAGAAAGTGAAGAGGATGACGACGAAGAAGGAACTGAAGTTGTCGCTTTCCGCTATGAAGAAAAAGACGAAGAAGACAGCGATATCGCCCTTTACCCAATCGAAACAGACGAAGAATGGGAAATGGTAGAAGAAATGCTTAATACATTTACTGAAAATGAAATGGCAGACGACGAATAAAGAGGAAAAGGGCTCAATTCAAATAAAATGAATTGGGCTTTTTTTTATGCTTTTTTAAGTCTTATGGAGTTGATGTGTAAATGTTACATGGTGATATTACGATATTCATTAATACTAGCGATGAAGGACAAAATAAGGAGTAAATGAAGCGAAAGTGTCCTTCATAAAGGCGATGAAGGACAAAACGAGGAGAAAACGAAGCCAAAGTGT
It contains:
- a CDS encoding IreB family regulatory phosphoprotein, with the translated sequence MGSMDNTMKFNFQDDTVDVDVQEVLFSVYKALEEKGYNPINQIVGYLLSGDPAYIPRHNDARTLIRKLERDELIEELVKSYLSQHQKEK
- a CDS encoding DUF1292 domain-containing protein; translation: MGQEEKDHIIIPDENGDEHLFEELFTFSVDETGKSYILLVPVGESEEDDDEEGTEVVAFRYEEKDEEDSDIALYPIETDEEWEMVEEMLNTFTENEMADDE
- the ruvX gene encoding Holliday junction resolvase RuvX, with the translated sequence MRILGLDVGTKTIGIAMSDELGWTAQGLDTLMRNPENEQEDFDKLVSIAEEYSISKIVVGLPKNMNGTIGPSGEACQQFAEKLKTFLSCPIILWDERLTTMAAEKMLISADVSRKKRKKVIDKMAAVLILQGYLDNQKY